One Serpentinicella alkaliphila DNA segment encodes these proteins:
- a CDS encoding TIGR03936 family radical SAM-associated protein → MFKIRSKFYKKGDMVFISHLDLLRLFERAMRRAQIPIAYSQGFNPHPIMAFATALSIGISSDAEYIDLTLYENMDEQVFKEKLNKVLPEGLKLVDSKEVPLKEASLMSIVKSSSYLVRFLIEDEINKNIFEEKLKDFENLDTIIIKKEKRKRKGNRWINNVQEVNIRESIKTIELANIDGKEVLVRMKLTAGEVGNIKPEIVVEELANHENINYNKDSLRIHRINLLNEAEEDLMK, encoded by the coding sequence ATGTTTAAAATACGCTCTAAGTTTTATAAAAAAGGAGATATGGTTTTTATTTCTCACTTAGATTTATTAAGGCTCTTTGAGAGAGCAATGAGAAGGGCCCAAATTCCTATAGCATATTCACAGGGTTTTAATCCACATCCAATAATGGCCTTTGCTACAGCCTTAAGTATTGGTATTTCTAGTGATGCGGAATATATAGATTTAACACTTTATGAAAATATGGATGAACAAGTATTTAAAGAAAAGTTAAATAAAGTGTTACCTGAAGGATTGAAATTAGTTGACAGTAAAGAAGTTCCATTAAAAGAGGCTTCTTTAATGTCAATTGTCAAAAGTTCGTCGTATTTAGTTCGATTTTTAATAGAAGATGAAATAAATAAAAACATTTTTGAAGAAAAATTGAAGGATTTTGAAAATTTAGATACAATTATAATAAAGAAAGAGAAAAGAAAAAGAAAAGGGAATAGATGGATTAACAATGTACAAGAAGTTAATATTAGAGAATCTATTAAAACTATTGAATTAGCAAATATTGATGGAAAAGAAGTATTAGTGAGGATGAAGCTAACCGCTGGTGAGGTTGGTAACATTAAACCTGAGATTGTAGTGGAAGAGCTAGCAAATCATGAAAATATAAACTATAATAAAGATTCTTTAAGAATTCATCGAATTAACCTACTAAATGAAGCTGAAGAAGATTTAATGAAGTAA
- a CDS encoding TIGR03960 family B12-binding radical SAM protein, producing the protein MEKVDIHDLLYKVEKPARYLGNELNSVHKDINDDTIRYAFCFPDVYEIGMSHLGMQIIYHLLNDKKNIFCERVFAPAADMEKEMRENGVPLFGLESRQALNNFDFVGFTLQYELSYSNILNMLDLANIPLYSKDRTEKHPIVMVGGPCAYNPEPIADFVDIVVLGEGEEVLIELLELYEEEKKKGYKKSEYLERAAQIQGIYVPSLFEVTYMEDGRIKSFEPIKSNIPSKIQKRIIKNLDEVFYPEQVIVPYLNVVHDRVMLEIFRGCMRGCRFCQAGMIYRPVREKSVDRLADLAEKLVTSTGYEEISLASLSTSDYTELHKVVRHLIDKYSKDKIGLSLPSLRLDNFSLELIKEIQKVRKTGLTFAPEAGSQRLRDVINKGLTERDLTNAVEKAFASGWSNVKLYFMLGLPTETDEDLLGIKDMAVKVLHVFYNTPKEDRANSINVTVSTSTFVPKPFTPFQWEPQISLEEIKRKQAILIEQLKRKNLTYNYHESKTSLLEAVFARGDRRLSKVLEAAFRSGCKFDGWYEFFNFDKWMDAFKETGIDPDFYTRKREYDELLPWDHINVGVTKDFLIRENERSKNAEVTANCRENCSACGITQNFIGGIC; encoded by the coding sequence ATGGAAAAGGTTGATATTCATGACCTACTATATAAAGTAGAAAAGCCTGCTAGGTATTTAGGTAATGAGCTTAACAGTGTACATAAGGATATAAATGATGATACAATTCGATATGCCTTTTGTTTTCCTGACGTATATGAAATAGGTATGAGTCACTTAGGTATGCAAATTATTTATCATCTATTAAATGATAAAAAAAATATATTCTGTGAGAGAGTTTTTGCTCCAGCCGCGGACATGGAAAAGGAAATGAGGGAAAATGGAGTACCTCTATTTGGTCTTGAAAGTAGACAAGCATTAAATAACTTTGATTTTGTAGGTTTTACATTACAATATGAGCTTAGCTATTCAAATATATTAAATATGTTGGATTTAGCAAATATACCTCTATATAGTAAGGATAGGACAGAAAAACATCCAATTGTAATGGTAGGGGGACCCTGTGCATATAACCCTGAGCCAATTGCAGACTTTGTAGATATAGTTGTTTTAGGTGAAGGAGAAGAAGTTTTAATTGAACTTTTAGAGCTATACGAGGAAGAGAAAAAGAAGGGCTACAAAAAGTCAGAATATCTTGAAAGGGCAGCTCAAATTCAAGGAATATATGTACCTAGCTTATTTGAAGTAACATATATGGAAGATGGGAGAATTAAATCCTTTGAACCAATAAAGTCTAATATTCCTAGTAAAATTCAAAAGAGAATAATTAAAAATTTAGATGAGGTATTTTACCCAGAGCAAGTAATTGTACCTTATTTAAATGTAGTACATGATAGGGTTATGCTAGAAATATTTAGAGGGTGCATGCGGGGATGCAGGTTCTGTCAAGCGGGTATGATCTATAGGCCAGTAAGGGAAAAATCTGTGGATAGACTAGCAGATTTAGCAGAAAAATTAGTTACGTCCACAGGATATGAAGAAATATCCTTAGCTTCCCTTAGTACAAGTGATTATACTGAACTTCACAAGGTTGTAAGGCATTTAATAGATAAATATAGTAAGGATAAGATTGGATTATCTTTACCGTCTCTTAGACTAGACAATTTTTCATTAGAATTAATAAAAGAAATACAAAAGGTAAGAAAAACTGGATTAACCTTTGCACCAGAGGCTGGTAGTCAAAGACTTAGAGACGTTATAAATAAAGGGCTTACAGAGAGAGATTTAACAAATGCTGTAGAAAAGGCCTTTGCTTCAGGCTGGAGTAATGTAAAGCTTTACTTTATGCTAGGATTACCTACGGAAACTGATGAAGATTTACTTGGAATAAAAGATATGGCAGTAAAGGTTTTACATGTATTCTATAATACACCAAAGGAAGATAGAGCAAATAGTATTAATGTTACAGTTAGTACTTCTACATTTGTTCCAAAGCCATTTACACCTTTCCAATGGGAGCCTCAGATTTCATTAGAGGAGATTAAAAGAAAACAAGCCATATTAATCGAACAGTTAAAAAGAAAAAATCTTACTTATAACTACCATGAATCAAAAACTAGCTTATTAGAGGCTGTATTTGCAAGAGGAGATAGAAGATTATCTAAGGTATTAGAGGCAGCTTTTAGAAGCGGTTGTAAATTTGATGGATGGTATGAGTTTTTTAACTTTGATAAATGGATGGATGCATTTAAAGAAACAGGAATTGATCCGGATTTCTATACTAGAAAAAGAGAGTATGATGAATTACTACCTTGGGATCATATTAACGTAGGAGTAACTAAAGACTTTTTAATAAGAGAAAATGAAAGATCTAAGAATGCAGAGGTAACAGCTAACTGTCGCGAAAACTGTTCTGCCTGTGGGATTACTCAAAACTTTATAGGGGGTATATGTTAA
- a CDS encoding group II intron maturase-specific domain-containing protein, whose amino-acid sequence MHEKSYRRFKEKIREITNRNKGISMEYRLKRLNEITVGWINYFSIAKAKARIRSLEEWIRRRLKACIWKQWKKIKTKFINLKKLGVDKQKSWEYANTRKGYWRISKSPILQRTLTNTRLEKLGYKSISKRYQLIH is encoded by the coding sequence ATACATGAAAAATCATATAGGAGATTTAAGGAGAAGATTCGAGAAATAACGAATCGTAATAAAGGTATAAGTATGGAGTATCGCCTTAAAAGACTAAATGAAATCACAGTCGGTTGGATTAACTATTTCAGTATCGCGAAAGCGAAGGCAAGAATTAGAAGTCTTGAAGAATGGATAAGACGACGATTGAAGGCATGTATATGGAAACAATGGAAAAAGATTAAAACGAAGTTTATAAACCTAAAGAAGTTGGGTGTTGATAAACAAAAATCTTGGGAATATGCAAACACAAGAAAAGGTTATTGGAGAATATCCAAAAGCCCAATTCTACAAAGAACGCTTACCAATACTCGCCTAGAAAAGCTAGGTTATAAAAGTATTAGTAAGCGCTATCAGTTAATACATTAG
- the minD gene encoding septum site-determining protein MinD produces the protein MGEVIVITSGKGGVGKTTTTANLGTGLTKLGYKVAVVDADIGLRNLDVVMGLENRIVYDIVDVVEGVCRLKQALIKDKRFEGLYLLPAAQTRDKNAINPEQMQNLTNELKESFDYVLIDCPAGIEQGFKNAIAGADKAIVVTTPEISAVRDADRIIGLLEAAELTEPKLIINRIRVDMVKKGDMMNIDDMIDILAIDLIGVIPDDETIVISTNKGEPAVTLNNSLAGQAYRNITRRITGEEVPFLDMESADGFMSKLKKMFSFSK, from the coding sequence GTGGGAGAAGTAATAGTTATTACATCGGGAAAAGGTGGAGTAGGTAAAACAACAACAACAGCAAACCTGGGTACTGGTTTAACTAAATTAGGCTATAAGGTAGCAGTTGTTGATGCAGATATTGGGCTTAGAAATCTTGACGTTGTAATGGGATTAGAAAACAGAATTGTATATGATATTGTTGACGTTGTTGAAGGTGTTTGTAGATTGAAACAGGCTTTAATTAAGGATAAAAGGTTTGAGGGGCTATATCTACTTCCTGCAGCACAAACAAGGGATAAAAATGCGATTAATCCGGAGCAAATGCAAAATTTAACTAATGAGTTAAAAGAATCCTTTGATTACGTACTTATTGATTGTCCAGCGGGTATAGAGCAAGGCTTTAAAAATGCTATTGCTGGTGCAGATAAAGCAATTGTTGTAACAACTCCTGAAATATCTGCAGTTCGTGATGCTGATAGAATAATAGGATTATTAGAAGCAGCAGAGTTAACAGAGCCTAAATTAATAATTAACAGAATAAGAGTGGATATGGTTAAAAAGGGAGATATGATGAATATTGATGATATGATAGATATCTTAGCCATTGACCTTATAGGGGTAATACCTGATGACGAGACAATCGTAATTTCTACTAATAAGGGAGAGCCAGCTGTTACATTAAATAATTCTTTAGCTGGACAAGCCTATAGAAATATTACAAGACGTATTACTGGGGAAGAGGTTCCATTTTTAGATATGGAAAGTGCAGATGGATTTATGTCAAAGCTAAAGAAAATGTTTAGTTTCAGTAAATAA
- a CDS encoding DEAD/DEAH box helicase family protein, which produces MIDYISRYGLDFNPFIKNTKDIVVETSEYNEIIYRLNYLLNNKGFGVITGGPGRGKTTKQLGVKLMGLITLYTRLYILHCQHLQ; this is translated from the coding sequence ATGATCGATTACATTAGCAGATATGGGCTTGACTTTAACCCATTCATAAAGAACACAAAAGATATCGTAGTGGAGACATCTGAATACAATGAAATAATCTACAGGCTTAATTATCTTTTAAACAATAAAGGTTTCGGAGTAATTACAGGTGGTCCAGGACGGGGTAAGACTACAAAGCAATTAGGAGTCAAGTTAATGGGCTTAATAACTCTTTATACAAGGTTATATATACTTCACTGTCAACACTTACAGTGA
- a CDS encoding DDE-type integrase/transposase/recombinase: protein MRRYERAHINEVWCGDSSVGPYIKIDGTKKRTYIIALLDDASRYIVGIDIFFNDTFINLMSIMKTAVTRFGRPKILNFDNGSCYKNKQMELLVARIGSTINYCAPYTPTSKAKVERWFKTLKDQWMSQLNMSDYSSIAELREALLNYVNHYNQSIHSSLNGLCPQDRFFNESYLIKRLPEELIETTFLLEYERRVSADNVVMIDEIEYEVPYRYSKQKVTLRYSPDLSKIYVVDKHTGELTAIKLLNKQENSLIKREKVKFTGGKY from the coding sequence ATGAGGCGATATGAAAGAGCCCACATAAATGAAGTATGGTGTGGCGACAGTAGTGTTGGTCCTTATATTAAAATAGATGGAACAAAAAAACGCACCTATATCATTGCACTACTTGATGATGCTTCAAGATATATTGTTGGAATTGATATCTTTTTTAATGATACCTTCATAAATCTTATGTCTATCATGAAAACAGCTGTCACAAGATTTGGAAGACCAAAGATTTTAAATTTTGATAATGGATCATGCTATAAAAATAAACAGATGGAACTTCTAGTTGCAAGGATAGGTTCAACCATAAATTACTGTGCTCCATACACTCCAACCAGTAAAGCGAAAGTAGAAAGGTGGTTTAAAACATTGAAAGATCAATGGATGTCTCAGCTAAACATGAGTGATTACTCATCTATTGCTGAACTTCGTGAAGCCTTACTAAACTATGTTAATCATTATAATCAGAGCATACATAGTTCTCTTAACGGGTTGTGCCCCCAAGATAGGTTCTTTAATGAATCATATCTTATAAAAAGATTACCTGAAGAGTTGATTGAAACAACATTTCTTCTTGAGTACGAGAGGCGTGTATCTGCTGATAACGTAGTAATGATAGATGAAATTGAGTATGAGGTGCCTTATCGTTATTCAAAACAGAAAGTTACCTTAAGGTATTCACCTGACCTTAGTAAAATCTATGTAGTTGACAAGCATACCGGTGAACTTACAGCTATAAAACTGTTAAATAAGCAGGAAAATTCACTGATAAAAAGAGAAAAAGTAAAATTTACGGGAGGCAAATATTAA
- a CDS encoding ExeA family protein: MSEFYKHLSSELGLEPMHKKTDNFKNIQAEINRYSIEKRITPVIIIDEANYINNAVLNDLKMLFNFDMDSKDRAVVILVGLPQLNNTLRLVANEPLRQRVTMNYNLDSLSREESLSYIKGKLSGAKSTLEIFNANALEAIINASNGIPRLINKICNSSLIIANSKNANIVDSDIVMLAVNEIELG, from the coding sequence GTGAGTGAGTTCTACAAACATCTGTCATCAGAACTAGGCCTTGAGCCAATGCATAAAAAAACAGACAACTTTAAAAATATACAAGCAGAAATAAACAGGTATTCCATTGAGAAACGTATAACCCCAGTAATAATAATAGATGAAGCTAACTACATCAACAATGCTGTACTTAATGACCTTAAAATGCTTTTTAATTTTGATATGGATTCAAAAGATAGAGCCGTAGTTATTCTTGTAGGCTTGCCTCAGCTTAATAATACTTTAAGATTAGTTGCTAATGAACCATTAAGACAAAGAGTTACTATGAACTATAATCTCGATAGTCTCAGCAGAGAAGAATCACTTTCTTATATAAAAGGAAAACTTTCGGGTGCAAAATCTACTTTGGAAATCTTTAACGCCAATGCACTAGAAGCTATAATAAATGCATCAAATGGTATACCAAGACTTATTAATAAGATATGCAATTCAAGTCTTATTATTGCTAATAGCAAAAATGCCAATATAGTAGATTCTGACATAGTAATGCTTGCAGTAAATGAAATTGAATTAGGATAA
- the rplU gene encoding 50S ribosomal protein L21 produces MYAIIETGGKQYKVQEGDTVFVEKLDVAEGEVVTLENVLAVSKDGSLVIGSPIVAGAKVQAKVEKQGKGKKVVIFKYKSKKDYRRKQGHRQPFTKLVIEKINA; encoded by the coding sequence ATGTACGCAATTATTGAAACTGGTGGAAAACAATACAAAGTGCAAGAAGGCGACACAGTATTTGTTGAAAAATTAGATGTTGCTGAAGGTGAAGTTGTAACACTAGAAAACGTTTTAGCTGTTTCTAAAGACGGTAGCTTAGTAATCGGTAGCCCTATAGTAGCAGGAGCAAAGGTTCAAGCTAAAGTTGAGAAGCAAGGTAAAGGTAAAAAAGTTGTTATCTTCAAGTATAAGTCTAAAAAAGACTATAGAAGAAAGCAAGGACATCGTCAACCATTTACTAAATTAGTGATTGAAAAAATCAATGCTTAG
- a CDS encoding reverse transcriptase domain-containing protein: MPFYMIEGLKVSSEEGTPQGGPLSPLLSNIMLDEIDKELEGRGHRFCRFADDCNIYVKSKKAGIRVMESMTRLLEGKLKLKVNREKSKVDLVTRRKFLWFSFYCKL, from the coding sequence ATGCCGTTCTATATGATAGAAGGTTTAAAAGTAAGTAGCGAAGAAGGCACACCTCAAGGTGGACCCCTTAGTCCACTACTTTCAAATATAATGCTTGATGAAATAGATAAAGAATTAGAAGGTCGAGGACACAGATTCTGCCGCTTCGCGGATGATTGTAATATCTATGTTAAAAGCAAAAAGGCAGGAATTAGGGTCATGGAGAGTATGACAAGATTGCTAGAAGGAAAGCTAAAGCTAAAAGTCAACAGAGAAAAGAGCAAGGTAGACTTAGTAACTAGAAGAAAATTTCTATGGTTTTCATTTTACTGTAAATTATAA
- the minE gene encoding cell division topological specificity factor MinE, with the protein MDIFKLFSSPKSSGSGTSNVAKERLKLVLVHDRTNCSPHFLDMVKDDILKVISDYMEIDEAGLEIKLTKTKRDYDDATIPALVANIPIKKMKDRSLVD; encoded by the coding sequence GTGGATATTTTTAAACTATTTTCATCACCTAAATCAAGTGGAAGTGGAACAAGTAATGTAGCAAAGGAAAGGTTAAAACTAGTTTTAGTACACGACAGAACTAATTGTTCTCCTCACTTTCTAGATATGGTTAAGGATGATATTCTAAAGGTAATATCTGACTATATGGAAATTGATGAGGCTGGCCTAGAAATTAAACTTACTAAAACTAAGAGAGATTATGATGATGCTACAATACCTGCATTAGTAGCAAACATACCAATAAAAAAAATGAAAGATAGAAGCTTAGTTGACTAA
- a CDS encoding murein hydrolase activator EnvC family protein — translation MNYTRNQKFRGFQTSNEKNFFEFDLDPKSIAKKLFYKSIICAVILAVLFSMKVINRSGTNHVLNFINTQVNSKFEYGYYWTKVNGFPQYVFKQGQKAAEVINIPTFNTMQFVMPVQGEIVSFFDQSTTSAQTNTKGIIISTEKNDKISASHDGTVMETGFTDNIGNYVIIKHKGNMLTIYKYLEESLVKNNQAVKQGDVIGLATNKLQFEMWDRNSPVDPLRYLDLK, via the coding sequence ATGAACTACACTAGAAATCAGAAATTTAGAGGATTCCAAACGTCTAATGAAAAGAATTTTTTTGAATTTGATTTAGACCCTAAGTCAATTGCTAAAAAGCTCTTCTATAAAAGTATTATTTGTGCAGTAATTCTAGCTGTTTTATTTAGTATGAAAGTAATAAATAGAAGTGGAACTAATCATGTTTTAAATTTTATAAATACACAGGTTAACTCAAAATTTGAATACGGTTACTATTGGACTAAAGTTAATGGGTTCCCCCAGTATGTATTCAAACAAGGGCAAAAAGCAGCTGAGGTTATCAATATACCAACTTTTAATACAATGCAATTTGTAATGCCTGTACAAGGAGAGATTGTTAGTTTCTTTGATCAATCTACAACTAGTGCACAAACAAATACTAAAGGGATTATTATAAGTACAGAAAAAAATGATAAAATATCTGCTTCTCACGATGGAACTGTTATGGAAACTGGGTTTACTGATAATATAGGGAACTATGTAATTATAAAGCATAAGGGCAATATGTTAACTATATATAAGTACTTAGAAGAGAGTTTAGTTAAAAATAATCAAGCAGTAAAGCAAGGAGATGTAATTGGTCTAGCGACTAATAAATTACAATTTGAAATGTGGGATAGAAATAGTCCCGTAGATCCTCTTAGATATTTAGATTTAAAATAA
- the minC gene encoding septum site-determining protein MinC produces the protein MTEKSIIEFKGTKKGLYIHIKSKDSFDKIKKELIEKLEKTRRFFYGAKIFDIKCESISEEEKKELKELMVNRFNMNVESSGMYLDKEQPSKVFSGIEEGKTKFIKGTVRSGQRINYPGNLLVLGDVNPGAQVIAFGNIVVMGSLRGIAHAGANGNRDAIVAAIHLDPTQLRIADCIARPPDGDYEKPSIPELARVKNNSIHIEPYLIKNKVKDE, from the coding sequence ATGACAGAAAAAAGCATAATTGAGTTTAAAGGAACAAAAAAGGGCCTATATATTCATATTAAATCTAAGGATAGCTTTGATAAAATAAAGAAAGAGTTAATTGAGAAGTTAGAGAAGACTAGACGCTTTTTTTATGGGGCAAAGATATTTGATATTAAATGCGAATCCATTAGTGAGGAAGAGAAAAAGGAATTAAAAGAACTAATGGTAAATAGATTCAATATGAATGTAGAGTCAAGTGGGATGTATTTAGACAAAGAGCAGCCAAGTAAAGTGTTTAGTGGTATAGAAGAAGGAAAAACAAAATTTATTAAAGGAACGGTTAGATCAGGTCAAAGAATTAATTATCCTGGAAATTTACTAGTACTAGGGGATGTTAACCCTGGTGCACAGGTGATTGCCTTTGGCAATATTGTTGTTATGGGGAGTCTTAGGGGAATTGCCCATGCAGGTGCTAATGGTAATAGGGATGCTATAGTTGCAGCTATTCACCTAGATCCTACACAATTGAGAATAGCAGATTGTATAGCTAGACCTCCTGATGGTGATTATGAAAAACCTAGTATTCCAGAGCTAGCGAGAGTTAAAAACAATTCAATTCATATAGAGCCTTACTTAATAAAAAATAAAGTAAAAGATGAATAG
- a CDS encoding Rne/Rng family ribonuclease → MNEILVDVGVNETQLAFLEDGELVEFYIERKNNRRIVGNIYKGRVINVLPGMQAAFVDIGLEKNSFLYVKDAAPQFMSEEELNSEKIQIKDLLKPGQEIVVQVIKEPIGTKGARVTTHITLPGRYLVLMPNIDYIGVSRRIMNEDERNRLRSEIEQIKPKNMGVIVRTVALGKSKESFNDDIKFLLKLWHKIEKEKIIGYAPRIIYKDFDLISKTIRDQLSHEINQLVINDKEQYDSAIELVELLSPKLKDRVKYYNEDVELFQSYKVDSQINKNTNRKIWLQSGGYLVIDSTEALTVIDVNTGKYVGTTDLEDTILKTNLEAAKEIGKQLRLRDIGGIIIVDFIDMIKESDENKVLKELEIALSKDKTKTKILGMTNLGLVEITRKKVRQRIESLIHKKCPYCDGSGRILCSYTILQKIEKEIHRLSIHTNSEAVLISVNQDTLEVIEKEKLVIEEIEDKEGIKLFFIADDKMHHNNFKVHAMGKLDKILSIIEENN, encoded by the coding sequence ATGAATGAAATTTTAGTTGATGTGGGTGTAAATGAAACACAATTGGCTTTTCTTGAAGATGGTGAACTGGTTGAATTTTATATCGAGAGAAAAAATAACAGAAGAATAGTAGGAAATATTTATAAGGGTAGAGTAATAAATGTATTGCCAGGCATGCAAGCGGCATTTGTAGATATTGGGCTAGAGAAAAATAGCTTTCTATATGTAAAAGACGCGGCACCTCAATTTATGTCAGAGGAAGAATTAAATTCTGAAAAGATTCAAATTAAGGATTTACTTAAGCCAGGACAAGAAATTGTTGTACAAGTTATTAAAGAGCCTATAGGTACAAAAGGGGCTAGGGTTACTACTCATATAACTCTACCAGGCAGATATTTAGTTTTAATGCCTAATATCGATTATATCGGAGTATCTAGAAGAATAATGAATGAAGATGAACGAAATAGGCTAAGATCAGAAATAGAACAAATTAAACCTAAAAATATGGGAGTAATAGTTAGAACAGTAGCTTTAGGAAAATCTAAGGAAAGCTTTAATGATGATATTAAGTTTCTTCTAAAGCTTTGGCATAAGATTGAAAAGGAAAAGATAATAGGTTACGCCCCAAGAATAATATATAAGGATTTTGACTTAATTAGTAAAACTATTAGGGATCAATTAAGCCATGAAATTAATCAATTAGTAATTAATGATAAGGAGCAATATGATAGTGCCATAGAGCTTGTTGAACTATTATCACCAAAGCTTAAGGATAGAGTTAAATATTATAATGAAGATGTTGAACTATTTCAATCATATAAAGTGGATTCTCAAATTAATAAGAATACAAACCGAAAAATATGGCTACAAAGTGGCGGTTATTTAGTAATTGATTCAACTGAGGCATTGACGGTTATAGATGTGAATACTGGTAAATATGTTGGAACTACGGATTTGGAAGACACTATATTAAAAACTAATTTAGAGGCAGCTAAGGAAATAGGGAAGCAACTTAGATTAAGGGACATAGGTGGAATTATAATAGTAGATTTTATAGATATGATTAAGGAATCAGATGAAAATAAGGTGTTGAAAGAGTTAGAGATTGCATTAAGTAAAGATAAAACAAAAACTAAAATATTAGGTATGACTAATCTCGGTTTAGTTGAAATTACAAGAAAAAAAGTTCGTCAAAGAATAGAGTCTTTAATACATAAAAAGTGCCCTTATTGCGATGGATCAGGTAGAATACTTTGTTCATATACAATTCTACAAAAAATTGAGAAGGAAATTCATCGTTTGTCTATACATACAAATTCAGAAGCAGTTTTAATCTCAGTAAATCAGGATACACTAGAAGTTATAGAGAAGGAAAAGCTTGTTATTGAGGAAATAGAAGATAAGGAAGGTATCAAATTATTCTTCATTGCTGACGATAAAATGCACCATAATAATTTTAAAGTTCATGCTATGGGTAAATTAGATAAAATATTGTCAATAATAGAAGAAAACAATTAG
- a CDS encoding M50 family metallopeptidase, with protein sequence MIKLIKIFNIELEINYSLIPIIILGIFFGFIKEFAIVFTIVTLHELAHSLVSNFYGYEAKTIELFALGGVVRSEEISFIHPKEVINISISGPLLNFLFFFLGIITKNILLLEMPLLDFFNYANLSLGLFNLMPIIPLDGGRILRAYLCNSMDIKRATYTTVFVGKVLCMIIFVIGIILTIESIRGITLIVFAVYLYFKNEKEKEIVSLQHIQKVFSKPKGLNEKINVKVKYIIAYKESSLKDILKDLSIGYYCIIRVLNNRGKFIGELTEGEILDAVIKYDSLTTLGELLNNKDAKYLRR encoded by the coding sequence ATGATAAAATTAATTAAAATCTTTAATATTGAGCTAGAAATAAATTATTCACTTATACCCATTATAATATTGGGGATTTTTTTTGGATTCATTAAGGAGTTTGCAATTGTATTTACTATTGTAACCTTACATGAATTAGCCCATAGCCTCGTATCTAATTTTTATGGATACGAGGCTAAGACTATTGAATTATTTGCCTTAGGTGGTGTAGTTAGATCCGAAGAAATAAGCTTTATACATCCAAAAGAAGTAATTAATATTTCTATTTCAGGGCCATTACTTAATTTTTTATTTTTCTTTTTGGGGATAATAACTAAAAATATATTACTTTTAGAAATGCCACTATTAGATTTTTTTAATTATGCTAATTTAAGCTTAGGTCTATTCAATCTAATGCCAATAATACCACTAGATGGTGGAAGAATATTAAGAGCATATCTATGTAATTCTATGGATATAAAGAGGGCAACATATACAACAGTCTTTGTTGGAAAAGTATTATGCATGATAATATTTGTAATTGGAATTATATTAACAATTGAATCTATAAGAGGAATCACATTAATTGTTTTTGCAGTATATCTTTATTTTAAAAATGAGAAGGAAAAAGAAATAGTATCATTACAGCATATTCAGAAGGTTTTTTCAAAACCTAAAGGGTTAAATGAAAAAATAAATGTAAAAGTCAAATATATCATCGCTTATAAAGAAAGTAGTTTAAAGGATATATTAAAGGATCTATCAATAGGGTATTATTGTATTATTAGGGTTTTAAATAATAGAGGAAAATTTATTGGGGAACTAACAGAGGGAGAAATATTAGATGCTGTAATTAAATATGATAGCTTAACAACTTTGGGGGAATTATTAAATAACAAAGATGCAAAATATTTGAGAAGATAA